The Carettochelys insculpta isolate YL-2023 chromosome 23, ASM3395843v1, whole genome shotgun sequence genome has a window encoding:
- the HES4 gene encoding transcription factor HES-4 isoform X1 produces MPADTMEKPTASPIAGAPASSSHTPDKPKSASEHRKSSKPIMEKRRRARINESLGQLKTLILDALKKDSSRHSKLEKADILEMTVKHLRNLQRAQMTAALSADPTVLGKYRAGFNECMNEVTRFLSTCEGVNTEVRTRLLSHLSACLGQIVAMNYPPPPPPAGQPAHLAQPLHVQLPPAATAAGAVPVPCKLNPAEALSPKVYGGFQLVPATDGQFAFLIPNPAFGPSGGPVIPLYANANGPVSSGSGPGNAATTPSASPVQGLTSFGGSLAPASQAGSPIGDRSESVWRPW; encoded by the exons atgcccGCTGACACCATGGAGAAACCAACCGCCTCCCCGATCGCTGGGGCCCCGGCTAGCTCCAGCCATACGCCGGACAAGCCCAAGAGCGCCAGTGAACATAGAAAG TCTTCCAAGCCTATCATGGAGAAGCGGCGCCGGGCCAGGATCAATGAGAGCCTGGGGCAGTTGAAGACCCTCATCCTGGATGCTTTGAAGAAGGAT agctccaggcactcCAAGTTGGAGAAAGCAGACATCCTGGAGATGACGGTGAAGCACCTGCGAAACCTGCAGCGAGCCCAGATGACAG CAGCTCTGAGCGCTGACCCCACGGTCCTTGGTAAATACCGTGCTGGATTTAACGAGTGCATGAACGAGGTGACCCGCTTCCTCTCCACCTGCGAAGGGGTGAACACGGAGGTCCGCACCCGCCTGCTCAGCCACCTCTCGGCGTGCCTGGGCCAGATCGTGGCTATGAACTATCCTCCGCCGCCACCCCCGGCTGGCCAGCCTGCTCATCTGGCACAACCCCTGCAcgtccagctccccccagctgccaCCGCCGCTGGCGCGGTGCCTGTGCCCTGCAAACTCAACCCAGCCGAAGCCCTGTCCCCCAAGGTCTATGGAGGTTTCCAGCTGGTCCCAGCGACCGATGGCCAGTTTGCTTTCCTCATCCCAAACCCAGCTTTCGGTCCCAGTGGTGGACCTGTCATCCCTCTCTATGCCAATGCTAATGGACCCGTGTCTTCAGGCAGCGGGCCAGGGAATGCAGCCACAACCCCCTCAGCATCTCCAGTGCAGGGCCTGACGTCATTTGGGGGAAGCTTAGCTCCAGCATCCCAAGCAGGGAGTCCCATCGGGGACCGCAGTGAATCTGTCTGGAGGCCTTGGTGA
- the HES4 gene encoding transcription factor HES-4 isoform X2, with amino-acid sequence MPADTMEKPTASPIAGAPASSSHTPDKPKSASEHRKSSKPIMEKRRRARINESLGQLKTLILDALKKDSSRHSKLEKADILEMTVKHLRNLQRAQMTALSADPTVLGKYRAGFNECMNEVTRFLSTCEGVNTEVRTRLLSHLSACLGQIVAMNYPPPPPPAGQPAHLAQPLHVQLPPAATAAGAVPVPCKLNPAEALSPKVYGGFQLVPATDGQFAFLIPNPAFGPSGGPVIPLYANANGPVSSGSGPGNAATTPSASPVQGLTSFGGSLAPASQAGSPIGDRSESVWRPW; translated from the exons atgcccGCTGACACCATGGAGAAACCAACCGCCTCCCCGATCGCTGGGGCCCCGGCTAGCTCCAGCCATACGCCGGACAAGCCCAAGAGCGCCAGTGAACATAGAAAG TCTTCCAAGCCTATCATGGAGAAGCGGCGCCGGGCCAGGATCAATGAGAGCCTGGGGCAGTTGAAGACCCTCATCCTGGATGCTTTGAAGAAGGAT agctccaggcactcCAAGTTGGAGAAAGCAGACATCCTGGAGATGACGGTGAAGCACCTGCGAAACCTGCAGCGAGCCCAGATGACAG CTCTGAGCGCTGACCCCACGGTCCTTGGTAAATACCGTGCTGGATTTAACGAGTGCATGAACGAGGTGACCCGCTTCCTCTCCACCTGCGAAGGGGTGAACACGGAGGTCCGCACCCGCCTGCTCAGCCACCTCTCGGCGTGCCTGGGCCAGATCGTGGCTATGAACTATCCTCCGCCGCCACCCCCGGCTGGCCAGCCTGCTCATCTGGCACAACCCCTGCAcgtccagctccccccagctgccaCCGCCGCTGGCGCGGTGCCTGTGCCCTGCAAACTCAACCCAGCCGAAGCCCTGTCCCCCAAGGTCTATGGAGGTTTCCAGCTGGTCCCAGCGACCGATGGCCAGTTTGCTTTCCTCATCCCAAACCCAGCTTTCGGTCCCAGTGGTGGACCTGTCATCCCTCTCTATGCCAATGCTAATGGACCCGTGTCTTCAGGCAGCGGGCCAGGGAATGCAGCCACAACCCCCTCAGCATCTCCAGTGCAGGGCCTGACGTCATTTGGGGGAAGCTTAGCTCCAGCATCCCAAGCAGGGAGTCCCATCGGGGACCGCAGTGAATCTGTCTGGAGGCCTTGGTGA